A window from Felis catus isolate Fca126 chromosome B1, F.catus_Fca126_mat1.0, whole genome shotgun sequence encodes these proteins:
- the PLA2G12A gene encoding caspase-6 isoform X2 translates to MTATDAFYMSETFDPAEKYKMDHKRRGIALIFNHERFSWRLTLPERRGTSADRDNLRRRFSELGFEVKCFNDLKAEELLLTIREASSSSHIDADCFLCVFLSHGEGSHIYAQDTKIEIQTLTGLFKGDKCQSLVGKPKIFIIQACRGDQHDVPVIPLDVVDHQKNMLDVNITQVDAASVSTLPAGADFLMCYSVAEGYYSHRETVNGSWYIQDLCEMLGKFGSSLEFTELLTLVNRKVSQRRVDFCKDPSAIGKKQVPCFASMLTKKLYFFPKSK, encoded by the exons ATGACCGCAACAGATGCCTTCTATATGAG TGAAACATTTGATCCGGCAGAAAAGTACAAAATGGACCACAAGAGGAGAGGAATCGCTTTAATTTTCAATCATGAGAGGTTCTCCTGGCGTTTAACACTGCCAGAAAGGCGGGGCACCAGCGCAGACAGAGACAATCTTAGGCGCAG GTTttcagagctaggatttgaagtGAAATGCTTTAATGATCTGAAAGCAGAGGAGCTCCTGCTCACAATCCGTGAGG CATCATCTTCTAGCCACATAGATGCCGACTGCTTTTTATGTGTTTTCCTGAGTCATGGCGAAGGCAGTCACATTTATGCACAAGATACCAAGATTGAAATTCAGACTTTGACTGGCTTATTCAAAGGAGACAAATGTCAGAGCCTAGTTGGAAAACCCAAGATATTTATTATTCAG GCATGTCGGGGAGACCAGCATGATGTGCCAGTCATTCCTCTGGATGTAGTGGATCATCAAAAAAACATGCTGGACGTCAACATAACCCAGGTGGATgcggcctcagtttccacactgcCTGCTGGAGCAGACTTTCTCATGTGTTACTCAGTTGCAGAAG GTTATTATTCTCATCGGGAAACTGTGAATGGCTCGTGGTACATTCAGGATTTGTGTGAGATGCTGGGAAAATTTGGCTCCTCCTTAGAGTTCACAGAGCTCCTCACCCTGGTGAACAGGAAAGTTTCTCAGCGCCGAGTGGACTTTTGCAAAGACCCATCTGCAATTGGAAAGAAGCAGGTTCCCTGCTTTGCCTCAATGCTTACTAAGAAGCTGTATTTCTTTCCAAAATCCAAATGA
- the PLA2G12A gene encoding caspase-6 isoform X3 yields MDHKRRGIALIFNHERFSWRLTLPERRGTSADRDNLRRRFSELGFEVKCFNDLKAEELLLTIREASSSSHIDADCFLCVFLSHGEGSHIYAQDTKIEIQTLTGLFKGDKCQSLVGKPKIFIIQACRGDQHDVPVIPLDVVDHQKNMLDVNITQVDAASVSTLPAGADFLMCYSVAEGYYSHRETVNGSWYIQDLCEMLGKFGSSLEFTELLTLVNRKVSQRRVDFCKDPSAIGKKQVPCFASMLTKKLYFFPKSK; encoded by the exons ATGGACCACAAGAGGAGAGGAATCGCTTTAATTTTCAATCATGAGAGGTTCTCCTGGCGTTTAACACTGCCAGAAAGGCGGGGCACCAGCGCAGACAGAGACAATCTTAGGCGCAG GTTttcagagctaggatttgaagtGAAATGCTTTAATGATCTGAAAGCAGAGGAGCTCCTGCTCACAATCCGTGAGG CATCATCTTCTAGCCACATAGATGCCGACTGCTTTTTATGTGTTTTCCTGAGTCATGGCGAAGGCAGTCACATTTATGCACAAGATACCAAGATTGAAATTCAGACTTTGACTGGCTTATTCAAAGGAGACAAATGTCAGAGCCTAGTTGGAAAACCCAAGATATTTATTATTCAG GCATGTCGGGGAGACCAGCATGATGTGCCAGTCATTCCTCTGGATGTAGTGGATCATCAAAAAAACATGCTGGACGTCAACATAACCCAGGTGGATgcggcctcagtttccacactgcCTGCTGGAGCAGACTTTCTCATGTGTTACTCAGTTGCAGAAG GTTATTATTCTCATCGGGAAACTGTGAATGGCTCGTGGTACATTCAGGATTTGTGTGAGATGCTGGGAAAATTTGGCTCCTCCTTAGAGTTCACAGAGCTCCTCACCCTGGTGAACAGGAAAGTTTCTCAGCGCCGAGTGGACTTTTGCAAAGACCCATCTGCAATTGGAAAGAAGCAGGTTCCCTGCTTTGCCTCAATGCTTACTAAGAAGCTGTATTTCTTTCCAAAATCCAAATGA
- the PLA2G12A gene encoding caspase-6 isoform X5 → MQEAESFPGASSAGWDTMTSAPGLSGARPAGVEENMTATDAFYMSETFDPAEKYKMDHKRRGIALIFNHERFSWRLTLPERRGTSADRDNLRRRFSELGFEVKCFNDLKAEELLLTIREASSSSHIDADCFLCVFLSHGEGSHIYAQDTKIEIQTLTGLFKGDKCQSLVGKPKIFIIQACRGDQHDVPVIPLDVVDHQKNMLDVNITQVDAASVSTLPAGADFLMCYSVAEGYYSHRETVNGSWYIQDLCEMLGKFGSSLEFTELLTLVNRKVSQRRVDFCKDPSAIGKKQVPCFASMLTKKLYFFPKSK, encoded by the exons ATGCAGGAAGCTGAGTCTTTCCCGGGCGCCAGCTCTGCGGGCTGGGACACCATGACTTCGGCGCCGGGGCTCAGCGGGGCTCGCCCTGCAG gtgtGGAGGAAAACATGACCGCAACAGATGCCTTCTATATGAG TGAAACATTTGATCCGGCAGAAAAGTACAAAATGGACCACAAGAGGAGAGGAATCGCTTTAATTTTCAATCATGAGAGGTTCTCCTGGCGTTTAACACTGCCAGAAAGGCGGGGCACCAGCGCAGACAGAGACAATCTTAGGCGCAG GTTttcagagctaggatttgaagtGAAATGCTTTAATGATCTGAAAGCAGAGGAGCTCCTGCTCACAATCCGTGAGG CATCATCTTCTAGCCACATAGATGCCGACTGCTTTTTATGTGTTTTCCTGAGTCATGGCGAAGGCAGTCACATTTATGCACAAGATACCAAGATTGAAATTCAGACTTTGACTGGCTTATTCAAAGGAGACAAATGTCAGAGCCTAGTTGGAAAACCCAAGATATTTATTATTCAG GCATGTCGGGGAGACCAGCATGATGTGCCAGTCATTCCTCTGGATGTAGTGGATCATCAAAAAAACATGCTGGACGTCAACATAACCCAGGTGGATgcggcctcagtttccacactgcCTGCTGGAGCAGACTTTCTCATGTGTTACTCAGTTGCAGAAG GTTATTATTCTCATCGGGAAACTGTGAATGGCTCGTGGTACATTCAGGATTTGTGTGAGATGCTGGGAAAATTTGGCTCCTCCTTAGAGTTCACAGAGCTCCTCACCCTGGTGAACAGGAAAGTTTCTCAGCGCCGAGTGGACTTTTGCAAAGACCCATCTGCAATTGGAAAGAAGCAGGTTCCCTGCTTTGCCTCAATGCTTACTAAGAAGCTGTATTTCTTTCCAAAATCCAAATGA